One region of Seriola aureovittata isolate HTS-2021-v1 ecotype China chromosome 15, ASM2101889v1, whole genome shotgun sequence genomic DNA includes:
- the LOC130182400 gene encoding cilia- and flagella-associated protein 54-like isoform X1, with product MDLPASYYGIIDKRNPVISAFERDINSFMTLMRRVVSSRSQDNGSNAKGIKILVEIWRKYKHRLPSRLYQERMLQIADFLYGIKLYQLALWQGYTLHLLQFSTVKITDITDVDHFMACFFPEGFDTDKDAFALKIRAMQGSALCIFELEKRHSVLSQKGLCKLLRVLNFIRIMMQAFQQHEHLCWQIYNGSLHIYTICRYLMAMNCSAQALEYLLWASISFELSIPLMTAKYLPWIVTLYCAVCHCYYDNQAAVQAEEFTRRALGKINELAELEEQSEVPATRETQRAYKEASIKLGAMMFKRAVYETRRRTKPTFRVKAKSTLKDMPNVPWPRTATERTLMGLFDNSAAQFLGILEALWDSSRQPLQTRMPDEPELQEVILELLSAGISILSGVTTTSEQRYDDQPYMCLSTLTSTSTLMDSAIAGENKVPIMSAVRFIKLLFQYKEPDAFTELAKEMLQVLSGVEGQSFRKAEMELALLDSFNNLLCSQRSRPKDDNVIDGSKNRHMSSFSMSDEFICLVDTLHNTVCGCAPEVQPDRELVLEVFLFIWGKVKVVMQRDELQNPEFTHYLEKVDNYDKWLWCLSRLCEVAFASDLATVDCIMTTEMIYTMAILLESAAESSNQTQCPAAPEADSDAVKPSPFSLLESSSTEMLQKVCELVRRGLKALAKGVDTQLTQDCSAITDSAFMQKFCPLPPSTPSLSEEGNEKDEISKKEKEEVETKADSDMKSSQDTQSTRVPLLATDLHLELDIIYHRASLKLLQLNAVAESELLDRIKKNKVSKALFLVQKALLVYNSMGPNKSSKTKSLLEEASILIEKAGVEERRLHISTTSKTPAENKDKGLKEEEENPPPPPILLSRTDHSLTFAPATYNLEGQVCWYQLCGRAAEGINQKVRLGDCSLPGTGNMVPAVSGECVLSVEGLVPNQKYVFAVATYNSQGKLLGNTIGATTFPLLASMPVPLLSTWAHLAQAAFQTEQYALAKRACRELWSHYTFPDPGSHSTQDRLATTRLHEQTVQSSSFHLCQLFLTSIFIETEINIQQGSLYCNSFSDNGPFIWEQEARLAECERMLVAMDLAMYLNDGMAAVQAVVSCYGLLAPLIFHQIQCNPVVQVLKKCLIVLEENSGLLKHKWTGNISESFMHMIACITYYLSKTLRALREHEMAFAVMDCGRRLLQEVYDAQRQIMRLANEAVGVRKSGKTHHAAVKGEISLQLKALYAKNKKRLTSEAALTADNEILRSLTGSEDPTILYELISSSTLKDAYQDVMKVRRKAYFTEYAAVLLQRTMEEGHHNLVLKWGQSIFEFLSRRDEMMGLSTKCLEGNGDRKRRNSVQTPKGNEQPQQNKNTPSHDDTRKKIKQKMPHSTLQRVKTNREMQVVENLITMMSSVVQRHKKQLQLRNMCCEERVWKSHLNYVMAQAHIALLYQGLDQIHGGALQHRYSQFNPLCFSLAYSGLLVRRNSQRQKSSKYEVVSERDSSHSGHRNYVVTDKDRLKKEDVRADDSVSEESCEEGENPSQSVEQQFETHRHTAAMLFDSLNKAALHLRKAMVLAHRGSHWTTLQCVCQTVWDQSCRIAFIVQSTVQFEPHSPMTAEQLHTTFTRLLVLATDLIMDMLNRLGLWSLYDSDMTEEELESSLHFSAPLDDSTQVDLRWVRTLVLHTLERLHDSGKWESLAHFALLFNSYTRERYALITTPLLIHAERRLLERISSFGGPAVPQPHHIKTQKATGKEVTYRSYAGCQLLSGWIPHHAQQPSIHKKAALTNSTHQHAVELKGAEIQRSISLVCVPLDVEDTLSCYQQALERRPHCLQVFQHSRSLLSLLLAYTQPCFAGQLRHCQSRGLSHSASLVDFSPIVMPTPNIQPCDLTEEDYSTQNALYSLPISTDHMPTVTAAYSNSIKYLQANNHDSLRVLMLHEMGNLHFYNGNTRAAHSFWSKAVDCALQSSGAVDKWDGVLYESGSLQQTLKQAGIWGCLQAAGLTAKIAQYILTSDIRQRTKYCLISAHLFKCVLCCSLAQPQVDLHYASHSIRDELLPGVDLFSEPHRVHLGTTVTSLNFLCHWLFTTGYYITLLPILALYLHFVGTVCRDVQRTVEGKILKIRALTELCLFTEAAKETVKLTQGIGVLLPYGHYIAKDDHQPVKTFYSNKSLLDNAEALEELMNCDFAPVVQTLYGSTLCLRLNLARVQLVLALSNTVHGPPVPDSVEGEASASITGCLVNSKHHEQDRSDTESSYLKMEEPKVLDLDTQNLTLERIKFLLLKGASSLLHSISQQLISQCFSKMENLELTIESNLLKANLCLQQGHTAISSEMAVSSLVLLQTSPVIMRGLPVSQKPVSELPHPSTGSEWGTKDPLHGDCPRAVEASERIGVFLWLRCRLALVHSLAAHIRGTAALSPGKNINEEAAKVLQEGLDECAVWGDLDIQALLMVEAAELEAQRGKRDDSMAMLQEAVSLLSGRTCIPPGSSVTLARATLLLSDLRRVQSTTLLKLTQKLLQKQLCIFGENVALDDGKLCFAPPGPSNIYLPYLSILDQTTLRIGQIQDLCAMEMPVSAQSL from the exons ATGGACTTACCGGCTTCATATTACGGCATAATTGATAAAAGAAACCCAGTCATTTCAGCTTTTGAACGGGACATTAACTCGTTTATGACACTGATGAGACGAGTCGTTTCTTCAAGAAGTCAAGACAACGGCTCTAATGCTAAAGG GATTAAAATCCTGGTGGAGATATGGAGAAAGTACAAACATCGACTGCCCTCAAGGTTGTACCAGGAGCGCATGTTGCAGATTGCAGATTTTCTCTATGGAATAAAG TTGTACCAATTGGCTCTTTGGCAGGGCTACACTCTCCACCTACTGCAATTCAGCACAGTGAAAATAACTGACATCACAGATGTGGACCACTTCATGGCCTGCTTCTTCCCTGAAGGTTTTGATACAGACAAAGATGCCTTTGCCTTGAAG atccGTGCAATGCAGGGCTCTGCCCTGTGTATATTTGAGCTGGAGAAAAGGCACAGCGTCCTCAGCCAGAAGGGACTCTGTAAACTGCTGCGTGTGCTGAACTTCATCAGGATAATGATGCAGGCTTTTCAGCAACATGAACACCTCTGCTGGCAAATATATAATG GTTCATTACATATCTACACCATCTGTCGTTATCTGATGGCCATGAATTGTAGTGCACAG GCACTGGAGTACCTTCTGTGGGCAAGCATCAGTTTTGAGCTCTCCATTCCACTGATGACTGCGAAGTATCTGCCATGGATTGTCACACTCTACTGTGCTGTCTGTCACTGTTACTATGACAACCAGGCTGCAGTGCAGGCGGAG GAATTTACCAGGAGAGCCCTCGGAAAAATCAATGAGCtagcagagctggaggagcagagtgaAGTTCCTGCCaccagagagactcagagagcTTATAAAGAGGCGTCTATCAAG ctgggTGCCATGATGTTCAAGCGGGCAGTGTATGAGACCAGAAGGAGAACCAAACCCACGTTCAGAGTCAAAGCCAAAAGCACCCTTAAAGACATGCCTAAT GTGCCATGGCCCCGTACTGCAACAGAGCGTACGCTAATGGGACTGTTTGACAACAGTGCAGCACAGTTCTTGGGCATCTTAGAAGCACTTTGGGACAGCAGCAGACAACCACTGCAAACGAGGATGCCAGATGAACCAGAGCTGCAAGAAGTGATCCTGGAACTCCTGTCTGCTGGCATCAGTATATTATCTG GAGTAACAACTACTAGTGAGCAAAGGTATGATGACCAACCATACATGTGTCTTAGTACACTGACATCGACATCCACTCTAATGGATTCAGCCATTGCAG GTGAAAACAAAGTACCCATCATGTCTGCAGTGAGGTTCattaagctgctatttcagtaCAAGGAGCCAGATGCATTCACTGAACTTGCCAAAGAGATGCTACAGGTTTTGTCT GGTGTGGAAGGTCAGTCATTCAGGAAGGCAGAAATGGAGCTTGCTTTACTCGACAGTTTCAACAATCTGCTGTGTTCCCAGAGGAGCCGTCCTAAAGATGACAACGTGATTGATGGTAGCAAAA acagacacatgtcTTCATTCTCAATGAGTGATGAGTTCATTTGCCTGGTAGACACCCTGCACAACACAGTTTGTGGCTGCGCTCCT gaGGTACAGCCAGACAGGGAACTGGTTTTggaagtttttttatttatctgggGTAAAGTGAAGGTGGTGATGCAAAGGGATGAGCTGCAAAACCCAGAGTTTACACACTACCTCGAGAAGGTTGATAATTACGATAAG TGGCTGTGGTGTCTATCTAGGCTGTGTGAGGTGGCCTTTGCCTCTGATCTGGCAACTGTGGACTGCATAATGACAACAGAGATGATCTACACAATGGCCATACTGCTAGAGAGTGCAGCTGAAAGCAGTAATCAAACACAATGTCCAG CAGCTCCTGAAGCAGACAGTGATGCCGTGAAACCAAGCCCTTTCTCTCTTCTTGAG AGTTCAAGTACAGAGATGCTTCAGAAGGTGTGTGAGTTGGTGAGGAGAGGTCTTAAAGCATTGGCAAAGGGCGTAGATACACAGCTAACCCAAGATTGCTCAGCAATCACTGACTCTGCTTTTATGCAG AAATTTTGTCCCCTCCCTCCATCGACTCCTTCACTATCAGAAGAGGGAAATGAGAAAGATGAAATAAgtaagaaggaaaaagaagaagtggaAACTAAGGCTGATTCAGATATGAAAAGCTCTCAAGACACTCAGTCCACACGTGTGCCTCTGCTGGCCACAGACCTTCATCTAGAGCTAGACATCATCTACCACAGAGCTTCCCTCAAGTTACTGCAGCTTAACGCAG TTGCAGAGTCTGAACTGTTGGATCGGATCAAAAAGAACAAGGTGTCCAAAGCTCTTTTTCTGGTCCAGAAAGCCTTACTGGTGTACAACAGCATGGGACCAAATAAGAGCAGCAAAACCAAGAGTCTGCTAGAG GAGGCTTCCATCCTGATAGAGAAAGCAGGAGTAGAGGAGAGACGACTGCATATCTCCACCACTTCTAAGACACCTgctgaaaataaagacaaaggactgaaggaagaagaggaaaaccctccacctccccccaTCCTACTGTCACGCACTGACCATTCCTTAACTTTTGCTCCAGCAACGTATAATTTGGAGGGACAG gtGTGCTGGTACCAGCTTTGTGGCCGTGCAGCTGAGGGTATTAACCAGAAAGTCCGCCTTGGAGACTGCAGCCTGCCAGGAACTGGAAATATG GTACCAGCAGTATCTGGTGAGTGTGTACTGAGTGTGGAGGGGCTTGTTCCCAACCAGAAAtatgtgtttgctgttgcaACCTACAACAGCCAGGGAAAGCTACTTGGAAACACCATAGGGGCGACAACATTCCCACTGCTGGCATCCATGCCTGTACCACTGCTTTCCACATGGGCTCACTTGGCTCAG GCAGCATTTCAAACAGAACAGTATGCCTTAGCAAAGAGAGCCTGCAGGGAACTGTGGAGCCACTATACCTTCCCTGACCCTGGGTCCCACAGTACACAGGATAGACTTGCTACCACAAG GCTGCATGAACAGACCGTACAAAGCTCCTCTTTTCACCTGTGTCAGTTGTTCCTCACTTCCATCTTCATTGAGACAGAGATCAACATTCAGCAGGGATCGCTCTACTGTAACTCATTCAGTGACAATGGGCCATTTATCTGGGAACAG GAAGCCAGACTGGCAGAATGTGAGCGAATGCTGGTGGCTATGGACTTGGCAATGTACTTAAATGATGGCATGGCTGCCGTGCAAGCTGTAGTAAGCTGTTATGGCCTTTTGGCACCTCTAATCTTTCATCAGATCCAATGCAACCCTGTGGTACAG GTGCTAAAAAAATGCTTGATAGTTTTGGAGGAGAATTCAGGTCTTCTCAAACACAAATGGACTGGAAACATCTCAGAGTCATTTATGCACATGATAGCCTGCATCACCTACTACTTGTCAAAG ACATTACGTGCGCTGAGGGAGCATGAGATGGCTTTTGCAGTTATGGACTGTGGTCGCAGGCTGCTCCAGGAGGTCTACGATGCCCAGCGGCAAATTATGAGACTTGCCAATGAGGCTGTGGGTGTAAGGAAGAGtggaaaa ACACATCATGCTGCAGTCAAGGGTGAAATAAGTCTTCAGCTGAAGGCACTGTATGCGAAGAACAAGAAGAGACTCACATCCGAAGCAGCGCTAACCGCAGACAATG AGATTTTGCGCTCACTGACTGGCAGTGAGGATCCCACCATATTGTATGAGCTGATCTCCAGCAGCACATTAAAGGATGCCTATCAAGATG TGATGAAGGTTAGACGCAAGGCATATTTCACTGAGTATGCGGCAGTACTACTCCAGAGAACCATGGAAGAAGGTCACCACAACCTTGTATTAAAGTGGGGCCAAAGCATATTTGAATTCCTTTCCAG gcGTGACGAGATGATGGGACTGTCCACAAAATGTTTGGAGGGAAATGGtgatagaaaaagaagaaatagtGTTCAAACTCCGAAAGGAAATGAACAACCCCAG CAGAACAAGAACACACCTTCTCATGACgacacaagaaagaaaataaagcagaaaatgcCACACAGCACTCTTCAGAGAGTGAAAACTAACAg GGAGATGCAAGTTGTGGAGAACCTGATAACCATGATGTCGTCTGTGGTGCAACGCCACAAGAAGCAGCTTCAGCTGAGGAACATGTGCTGTGAGGAGAGAGTGTGGAAGTCACATCTTAACTACGTCATGGCTCAGGCACATATAGCACTGCTTTACCAGGGCCTGGACCAGATACATGGAGGAGCCCTGCAGCACAG GTACAGCCAGTTCAATcccttgtgtttctctctggccTATTCTGGTCTCCTGGTACGGAGGAACTCACAGCGACAGAAGTCTTCTAAATATGAGGTTGTCTCGGAGAGAGACTCCTCTCACTCTGGTCATAGGAATTACGTGGTTACAGACAAAGACAGGCTCAAAAAGGAGG acGTTAGAGCTGATGACTCTGTCTCAGAGGAGAGttgtgaggagggagagaaccCCTCACAATCTGTGGAACAGCAGTTtgagacacacaggcacactgcTGCCATGCTGTTCGACTCGCTTAACAAAGCTGCTTTACATCTCAGAAAAGCCATG gTGTTGGCCCATCGTGGCAGCCATTGGACcactctgcagtgtgtgtgtcagactgtgtGGGACCAAAGCTGCCGAATTGCTTTCATAGTACAATCAACTGTTCAGTTTGAACCTCACTCCCCCATGACAGCAGAACAGCTGCACACCACCTTCACTCGGCTCCTGGTGCTGGCTACTGACCTAATCATGGATATGCTGAACAGACTAGGG TTGTGGAGTTTGTATGACAGCGACATGACCGAGGAGGAACTGGAGTCCAGTCTTCACTTCTCGGCCCCTCTGGATGACAGCACCCAGGTGGACCTGCGCTGGGTTCGGACCTTGGTGTTGCACACTCTGGAGCGGCTCCATGATAGTGGCAAATGGGAAAGCCTGGCCCACTTTGCCTTACTTTTCAACTCATACACACG GGAACGTTATGCCTTGATTACAACTCCTTTACTCATCCATGCTGAGAGGAGGCTGCTTGAAAGGATTAGTAGTTTTGGAGGACCTGCAGTTCCACAGCCACACCATATCAAGACACAGAAGGCCACTGGCAAAGAG GTAACTTACAGGAGCTACGCAGGCTGCCAGCTGCTCAGTGGGTGGATCCCTCACCATGCACAGCAACCATCCATTCACAAAAAAGCAGCACTCACAAACTCCACTCATCAGCATGCAGTTGAGCTTAAAG GTGCAGAAATACAGCGCTCCATCTCCCTTGTGTGCGTTCCTCTGGATGTAGAAGACACACTGAGCTGTTACCAACAAGCCCTTGAGAGAAGACCACATTGTCTTCAAGTCTTCCAGCATAGTCGCTCAttactgtcactgttactgGCATACACACAGCCCT GCTTTGCAGGACAGTTGCGGCACTGTCAGAGCAGAGGTCTCAGCCATTCTGCAAGCCTGGTGGATTTCAGCCCCATAGTTATGCCCACTCCAAACATCCAACCATGCGACCTGACGGAGGAGGACTACAGTACTCAAAATGCTCTCTACAGCCTCCCTATCAGCACCGACCACATGCCGACTGTCACTGCTGCATACTCCAACTCCATTA AGTATCTCCAGGCCAACAATCATGACTCCCTCAGAGTTTTGATGCTGCATGAAATGGGAAACCTACATTTCTACAACGGTAACACAAG GGCTGCACACTCATTCTGGAGTAAAGCTGTAGATTGTGCCTTACAGAGCTCAGGTGCTGTAGATAAATGGGATGGTGTGTTGTATGAAAGTGGCTCCCTTCAACAAACCCTGAAACAGGCTGGCATTTGGGGATGTCTACAGGCTGCTGGGCTCACTGCTAAGATTGCACA GTATATTTTAACGTCTGATATCAGACAGCGGACTAAGTATTGTCTCATCTCTGCTCACCTGTTTAAG TGTGTGCTGTGCTGCTCCCTGGCTCAACCCCAAGTCGACCTCCATTACGCCTCCCACAGCATCAGAGATGAACTGCTCCCTGGAGTTGACCTTTTCTCTGAACCTCACAGGGTTCACCTTGGTACCACTGTAACCAGCCTTAATTTCCTCTGCCACTGGCTTTTCACCACAGGATACTACATCACG CTACTGCCCATTCTAGCTCTTTACCTACATTTTGTGGGGACTGTGTGCAGAGATGTGCAACGCACTGTTGAGGGCAAAATACTTAAG ATACGTGCCCTTACTGAACTCTGTCTGTTCACTGAAGCTGCAAAAGAGACAGTTAAGCTCACACAAGGAATAGGTGTCCTTCTGCCTTATGGACACTACATTGCCAAAGACGATCACCAA CCTGTCAAGACATTCTACAGCAACAAATCTCTCCTGGACAATGCTGAG GCTTTGGAAGAACTTATGAACTGTGACTTTGCTCCAGTGGTCCAAACGTTGTATGGATCCACATTGTGCCTCCGATTGAACCTGGCTCGCGTTCAACTAGTCCTGGCACTCAGTAACACCGTACATGGCCCTCCTGTGCCAG ATTCTGTTGAAGGAGAAGCTTCTGCCAGCATAACAGGTTGTTTGGTGAACTCAAAACACCATGAACAGGACAGATCAGATACTGAGAGCTCCTATCTAAAGATGGAAGAGCCAAAGGTGCTGGATCTTGATACACAGAATCTGACTCTAGAAAGGATTAAG TTCCTTTTGTTGAAAGGAGCGTCCTCCTTGTTGCACTCCATTTCACAGCAGCTCATATCTCAGTGCTTTAGCAAAATGGAGAACCTGGAACTGACAATAGAGTCAAATCTTCTAAAGGCCAACCTCTGCCTGCAGCAAGGACATACTGCAATTAG TTCAGAAATGGCAGTTTCATCCTTGGTGCTGCTGCAGACGTCACCTGTAATCATGAGAGGATTACCTGTCTCTCAGAAACCTGTGTCTGAGCTCCCACATCCCAGTACTGGAAGTGAATGG GGTACAAAAGACCCCCTACATGGAGACTGTCCCAGAGCAGTTGAGGCAAGTGAGAGAATTGGAGTTTTTCTGTGGCTGCGTTGCCGCCTGGCTCTGGTCCACAGCCTAGCTGCACACATCCGTGGCACCGCTGCCCTTTCTCCAG GTAAGAACATTAATGAAGAGGCAGCTAAGGTCTTACAGGAGGGCCTTGATGAATGTGCGGTATGGGGAGACCTTGATATTCAAGCCCTTTTGATGGTTGAAGCTGCAGAATTGGAAGCACAGAGAGGCAAGAGGGATGACAGCATGGCAATGCTACAG